The genomic DNA CGGCGCCTTAGGGGTACGCGCCGACGGGGTGCGGGGCGCTCGTCGTCGGTCGCGCCCGGCGGGGCGCGTCGCTCTGGAGGCGGGGGAGCGGCAGGCTGGGGATATGGACTTCGCGGTCGCTGTCGAGGCGTTCGCCGACCACCTCGAGAAGGTGCGTCGGCTCTCTCCGGCGACCGTGAAGGCGTACCGCTCCGATCTGCGGGACCTCGGGGCGAGCGTCGGGGGCGGCCCGGTCGACCGGATCGACCTGGAGATGCTGCGCGAATGGCTCTGGCAGGCGACCCAGCGCGGCGACGCCCGTGCGACGCTGGCCCGACGCGCAGCCACCGCGCGGGCGTTCTTCGGCTGGGCGCGCGAGCAGGACATCGTCCCCGTCGACCCCAGCCTGCGGCTCGTGGCGCCGAAGCGCGCGAAGACGCTGCCGACGGTGGCATCGAAGGACGCGATGTCCGAGTTGTTGGAACGACATCGGCAGGCGGCGGCCTCGGGTGATCCCACCGCCCTCCGCGACCACGCGGTGCTGGAGCTCCTCTACGGCGCCGCGGTCCGCGTCTCCGAACTCTGCGGCCTCGACATCGACGACCTGGATCTCGATCGGGGGACGGCCCTCGTGCGAGGCAAGGGCGACAAGGAGCGCGTCGTCCCGTTCGGCGCGCCGGCGCGGGATGCGCTCACCGCCTACCTGCGCCGCGCTCGACCGGCTCTGCTCGCGCGGTCCGGCGCCGCGTCGCCCGCCGTCTTCCTCGGCAGTCGCGGGGGACGTGTCGGTCCGCGAACCGTCTACGAGGTGGTCGCCCGTGCGCTCGCGCCCGTCGTCGGCGCCGAGACCGTCGGGCCGCACGCCCTCCGCCACACGGCGGCGACCCACCTGCTGGACGGTGGTGCGGATCTCCGCGCGGTGCAGGAGATCCTGGGGCACGCGAGCCTGGGCACCACCCAGATCTACACGCATGTCTCGGCGGAGCGGCTGACGGCGACGTATCGACTGGCACACCCTCGGGCCTGAGCGCGGAGCCCGCGCGTCGGGTCATCCGTCGCAGCAGGGCAGGAGGCGCGCCCGCAGGAGACCGCCGAACAGCACCATCGGGTTGAGGTACTCGCCGTCGCGTCGTACCCCGATGTGCAGCGCGTCCGGGGGAGTGTGACCGCCCGTGGCGACACGGCCGATGTCCTGGCCCCGGCGGACCGGGTCTCCCGCGCGCAGGGGCGACTCCACCGGCTCGAACGTGCTCACGAGACCGTCGGCGTGTCGGATCGTGAGCAGCGGGCGGTCGACGACGACGCCCTGGAACGCGACCACCCCCTCCGCAGGGGCGAGGACGGGGTCGCCCGCGCTCGCGACGATATCCACGCCGCGGTGCCCGGGACCATAGGCGTGCGCCGGCGCGCGGTAGGCGACGCTCACGCGCCGAGTCCCGTCGACGGGCCATCGCCAGGGAACGTCGGAGACGAACTCCTCGGGCACGGGCGTGAGGCCGTGCGGTGCCGACGCCGCTTGCGCGGCGGGAGGAGACGGGAACGGAGCACCGCCGCACAGGAGCACGACAGCGGCGAGCACGGCGGCGATCAGCACCCGGAGGAGAGAGGGGTACGGGCGACAGCGAGGACGAGGAGGGGCTGGAGGAGTCATCACGCGAGTGTGCGTGGCCGGTGTGGGCCGGTGGAGCGGGTTCTCTCCGCTGGGGACGGCGGCAGGGGAGAAGACCCGGAATCGCGCTGCTGGGGAGGACGAGCTGTGGGCGCATGATCCTGTATGCTGGACGAGCACCTCGATCT from Microbacterium paraoxydans includes the following:
- a CDS encoding tyrosine-type recombinase/integrase, which codes for MDFAVAVEAFADHLEKVRRLSPATVKAYRSDLRDLGASVGGGPVDRIDLEMLREWLWQATQRGDARATLARRAATARAFFGWAREQDIVPVDPSLRLVAPKRAKTLPTVASKDAMSELLERHRQAAASGDPTALRDHAVLELLYGAAVRVSELCGLDIDDLDLDRGTALVRGKGDKERVVPFGAPARDALTAYLRRARPALLARSGAASPAVFLGSRGGRVGPRTVYEVVARALAPVVGAETVGPHALRHTAATHLLDGGADLRAVQEILGHASLGTTQIYTHVSAERLTATYRLAHPRA
- a CDS encoding murein hydrolase activator EnvC family protein; amino-acid sequence: MTPPAPPRPRCRPYPSLLRVLIAAVLAAVVLLCGGAPFPSPPAAQAASAPHGLTPVPEEFVSDVPWRWPVDGTRRVSVAYRAPAHAYGPGHRGVDIVASAGDPVLAPAEGVVAFQGVVVDRPLLTIRHADGLVSTFEPVESPLRAGDPVRRGQDIGRVATGGHTPPDALHIGVRRDGEYLNPMVLFGGLLRARLLPCCDG